Sequence from the Gallaecimonas xiamenensis 3-C-1 genome:
AATATAACAAGCTGTTAAAAAAGGACAAAATCCAGGTAGTTTATTGCTCCTTCGTCGCTAATTTTAGCCGACTATATTTATCCTTTTAACAGGGCGTTATAAAACTTAACTTGGCAACGGAGATAAGGAGATATTTATGCCAAAAATCTACGAGTATCTTGGACTGATACTGTTCTTCTACAGCAATGAGCATGAGCCTATTCACATCCATGCAAAATATCAAGGCAAAGAGTCAAAAGCCGAGATTCACATGCTAAATGGTCGAATTCAAAAGATCGTCATAAAGGATAAGGGAGCAGGGCTGGATTCAAGTAAGCGTAAGGAATTTGAAGAGTTCGTAAATTTCTACGCTGATGACATCGTTAACAAATGGGTGGATTACTTCGTTAAGAAGAAACATATTAGCCCTCAGATTATCACCAAAAAGGTTAAAAATGTCCGAACTATCCGTGGTTGATGTAAAGCACCTAACTGGTCATATTCTTGAGATTGTATTCAGTGATGGTCATAAAGAAACAGTTGATTTTGCGCCTTTCATTTTCAGTGTGGGGCATCCCGACTATGAACCCTACAAAAATATTGAAACGTTCCTTAAATTCAAAATCGAGGACGGCAACCTCAATTG
This genomic interval carries:
- a CDS encoding DUF2442 domain-containing protein — translated: MSELSVVDVKHLTGHILEIVFSDGHKETVDFAPFIFSVGHPDYEPYKNIETFLKFKIEDGNLNWDDYTMIFPVADLYSNRIIKNR
- a CDS encoding DUF4160 domain-containing protein; its protein translation is MPKIYEYLGLILFFYSNEHEPIHIHAKYQGKESKAEIHMLNGRIQKIVIKDKGAGLDSSKRKEFEEFVNFYADDIVNKWVDYFVKKKHISPQIITKKVKNVRTIRG